In a genomic window of Sutcliffiella sp. FSL R7-0096:
- a CDS encoding YokU family protein, producing the protein MKCNWCESPQATSSSGTVYWELPDGTKAVTITETPSVACDDCGMEYQEETIVKQIEDQLFLINTSELEAELSYAQLMGKQRLLKRNYFDFTS; encoded by the coding sequence ATGAAATGCAATTGGTGTGAAAGTCCACAAGCTACATCATCATCCGGTACAGTGTATTGGGAACTGCCTGATGGAACGAAAGCCGTCACCATAACAGAAACACCTTCTGTTGCCTGCGATGACTGTGGAATGGAATATCAAGAGGAAACGATTGTAAAGCAAATAGAAGATCAGTTATTTCTAATTAACACAAGTGAACTTGAAGCGGAGCTAAGCTATGCCCAGTTGATGGGAAAACAAAGACTGCTAAAAAGAAACTACTTCGATTTCACCAGCTAA
- a CDS encoding Ger(x)C family spore germination protein, whose product MRKWISVFSVLLLLTGCWDKVELNEISIVTGIAIEKGEKDKFLVTVETINAPQLSAEQPGSGTPVITFQEEGNSLAELTEKMNIGLSRKLIYSHTRIIVIDEILAKEGVGDILDFLERTGEFRNDFNILITRGSKASDIVKTTYPLELVPSIKVHKQIEVYLEEWGGDPYVRLTDFISSLTSKGRHPVTSAVSIEGKPEAGKSIDQNSKTELDATVIISGLSIFKKDKLIGFLSPEEARDYLWTQGLNRTSLTVPCYMDDEEKSDSYLDVRIINSHSDVKVKEKHGNMTITVAVSGEAKIQGTQCHKNLEKIETYHKHEDALNKYIEEKILRTIKKMQEEYQADIFGFGEVYYRSSPQKFKEVEDDWDSLFSEAEVKINSNYHIKRSGIRNKSFLSDESVTD is encoded by the coding sequence ATGAGAAAATGGATAAGTGTATTTTCCGTTCTACTTCTATTGACCGGTTGCTGGGATAAAGTGGAGTTGAATGAAATCTCGATTGTAACGGGTATCGCGATTGAAAAAGGCGAAAAAGATAAATTCCTTGTTACAGTAGAGACGATTAACGCCCCTCAGCTATCTGCTGAACAGCCAGGTAGCGGAACACCTGTCATCACCTTTCAAGAAGAAGGGAATTCCCTGGCTGAATTAACTGAAAAAATGAATATAGGGCTTTCTAGGAAGTTGATTTATTCTCACACAAGGATCATCGTCATCGATGAAATTTTAGCAAAAGAAGGGGTGGGAGATATATTGGACTTCCTGGAGAGGACTGGGGAATTCCGAAATGATTTCAACATTCTTATTACCCGGGGGTCCAAGGCCTCTGATATTGTGAAAACAACCTATCCACTTGAACTGGTACCATCCATAAAGGTACATAAACAAATTGAAGTCTATCTGGAAGAATGGGGGGGTGACCCTTATGTCCGTTTGACGGATTTCATTTCCTCCCTTACATCAAAAGGGAGACATCCCGTTACAAGTGCTGTATCGATTGAAGGAAAACCGGAAGCAGGTAAAAGTATTGATCAGAACTCCAAGACGGAACTGGATGCAACTGTCATCATTTCAGGGCTTTCTATCTTCAAGAAAGATAAGTTAATAGGTTTTTTATCACCAGAAGAGGCTCGTGATTATCTCTGGACACAAGGCCTCAACAGGACAAGTCTTACTGTGCCATGCTATATGGACGACGAAGAGAAATCGGATTCGTATTTGGACGTTCGAATAATCAACTCGCATTCAGATGTAAAAGTAAAGGAGAAGCATGGAAATATGACAATTACCGTTGCCGTAAGCGGTGAGGCCAAAATCCAGGGTACCCAATGCCATAAAAACCTAGAGAAAATTGAAACATATCATAAACATGAAGATGCCTTAAATAAGTATATAGAAGAAAAGATCTTAAGGACCATAAAAAAGATGCAAGAGGAATACCAAGCAGATATTTTTGGATTTGGGGAAGTGTATTATCGTTCCTCACCGCAGAAATTCAAAGAGGTTGAAGATGATTGGGATAGTTTATTTTCTGAAGCAGAAGTGAAAATAAATTCAAATTATCATATCAAACGTTCTGGAATACGTAATAAAAGCTTTTTGTCAGATGAGTCTGTCACAGACTGA
- the ablB gene encoding putative beta-lysine N-acetyltransferase, producing MTIKTGEVVLLSNESFYLSAYQDYYNKRLKIEDFRGSMDEIIQTITRLGEQPHVEKVIVKARIESVESLMEKGFLLEAKVPGYFLGGDGYFLCKYKNLDRYNSGKWCEEDEILDGVWHKEKLEQISLDQGLKMRMAERKDAPLLSKFYQSVFPIYPVPIEDPEYIIKQMNDDTIFMLIEDGGKIIAAASAEINNEYKNAEITDCATLPSMRKGGFMNHIIRNLENELVKRQVYCSYSIARALSFGMNAVLHNLHYTYKGRLKNNCYIFDKIEDMNVWYKDLSINTADNSARHAGN from the coding sequence ATGACAATAAAAACAGGAGAAGTCGTACTATTGAGTAATGAATCGTTTTATTTATCTGCTTATCAAGACTACTACAATAAGAGATTAAAAATAGAGGATTTTAGAGGCAGTATGGACGAAATCATCCAAACCATCACAAGGCTGGGCGAGCAACCTCACGTGGAAAAGGTCATCGTGAAAGCAAGAATCGAGTCGGTCGAATCCCTTATGGAGAAAGGGTTTCTTTTGGAGGCCAAAGTTCCCGGCTATTTCTTGGGTGGGGACGGGTATTTCTTGTGTAAATATAAAAATTTGGATCGATACAACAGCGGAAAATGGTGTGAAGAGGACGAAATTCTAGATGGAGTTTGGCATAAGGAGAAGCTAGAACAAATAAGCCTGGACCAAGGATTGAAAATGCGCATGGCTGAAAGGAAAGATGCACCATTACTATCAAAATTTTATCAAAGTGTATTTCCCATCTATCCTGTTCCAATTGAAGATCCTGAATATATCATCAAACAGATGAATGATGATACCATTTTTATGCTCATTGAAGATGGGGGGAAAATCATTGCAGCAGCTTCAGCAGAAATAAACAACGAATATAAAAATGCCGAAATTACGGATTGTGCCACCTTGCCTTCCATGCGCAAAGGAGGGTTTATGAATCATATAATCCGGAATCTTGAAAACGAGCTAGTGAAAAGGCAGGTATATTGTAGCTATTCCATTGCACGAGCACTTTCGTTCGGCATGAATGCTGTCCTGCATAATCTCCATTATACCTATAAAGGAAGATTGAAAAACAATTGCTATATTTTTGATAAAATTGAAGATATGAATGTTTGGTACAAGGATTTATCTATCAATACTGCCGATAATTCGGCACGTCATGCCGGGAATTAG
- a CDS encoding sigma 54-interacting transcriptional regulator, which produces MQNHNLSKEMLMAILDGIDEAIHAVDKDGISIYYNKVAAGYDGMAVEEVLGKHLLHVFPSLTEETSTLLKVLKTKKPIFHENQRYENKKGQMLETVNTTIPILSGTRLLGAVEIAKNYGQLNTLSNKLLDLQAKIHKTGDRKRLPTFQVTYQLTDFITNDPACIHMLHDAKLFASSTLPIVIWGETGTGKEIVAQGIHHQSPRSHGPFIAQNCGAIPSTLLESILFGTEKGSYTGATDRKGLFEMASGGTLFLDEMNSMPLELQAKLLRVLEEGAVRRVGGTSSIQVDVRIITAMNESPESCMENGTFRADLYYRLSTCPIYIPPLRERTMDIKIILEEKLQPRISNSLDHEVLRMFQSYHWPGNVRELINTIEYLLLRAKQEPLSSKHLPAKLQKENMNVPARKSTGALRDILQETEETIIKDALSHTGGNVLRAAKLLDIPRQTLQYKLSKMEKERMSASK; this is translated from the coding sequence ATGCAAAACCACAATCTTTCAAAAGAGATGCTCATGGCCATTCTAGATGGAATAGATGAAGCTATCCATGCAGTGGATAAGGATGGCATCTCCATTTATTATAATAAAGTGGCAGCTGGCTATGATGGGATGGCCGTGGAAGAGGTATTGGGAAAGCATCTATTGCATGTTTTTCCTTCCTTGACCGAGGAAACCAGCACGCTTTTAAAAGTGCTTAAAACAAAAAAACCGATCTTTCATGAAAACCAGCGTTATGAAAATAAAAAAGGTCAAATGCTTGAAACGGTGAACACAACTATCCCTATTCTTAGTGGAACAAGATTACTGGGTGCTGTGGAAATTGCCAAGAATTATGGCCAATTAAATACCCTATCTAATAAACTACTGGACTTGCAAGCTAAAATTCACAAAACAGGGGATCGCAAGAGGTTGCCTACATTCCAGGTTACTTATCAATTAACAGATTTCATCACGAATGATCCAGCCTGTATACACATGCTTCATGATGCAAAATTATTTGCCTCCTCCACCCTGCCAATAGTCATCTGGGGGGAGACGGGAACAGGAAAAGAAATCGTCGCGCAAGGAATCCACCACCAATCACCACGAAGTCATGGTCCATTCATTGCCCAGAATTGCGGGGCAATTCCCTCAACGTTGCTTGAAAGTATTCTGTTTGGGACGGAAAAGGGGAGCTACACCGGTGCAACGGATAGAAAAGGCTTATTCGAAATGGCCTCCGGAGGGACTTTGTTTCTAGATGAAATGAATTCCATGCCTCTCGAACTTCAAGCAAAATTGTTAAGAGTGCTCGAAGAGGGTGCAGTGAGAAGAGTAGGGGGAACGAGTTCGATTCAAGTCGATGTCAGAATTATTACTGCTATGAATGAGTCACCAGAATCTTGTATGGAGAACGGGACATTCAGGGCAGATTTATATTATCGGTTAAGCACCTGTCCAATCTATATACCTCCATTAAGGGAGCGGACTATGGATATTAAAATAATACTAGAAGAAAAGCTTCAACCCCGCATTAGTAATAGTTTGGATCACGAGGTATTGAGAATGTTCCAATCCTATCATTGGCCGGGAAATGTACGGGAATTGATCAATACGATAGAGTATTTGCTATTAAGGGCGAAACAAGAACCACTTTCCTCCAAACATCTGCCTGCAAAATTACAAAAAGAAAATATGAATGTGCCAGCTCGGAAAAGCACAGGTGCTTTAAGAGACATTTTACAGGAAACAGAAGAAACAATAATTAAGGATGCACTTTCCCATACAGGAGGGAATGTATTAAGGGCTGCCAAGCTCTTGGACATACCAAGACAAACACTTCAATATAAATTGTCTAAAATGGAGAAAGAAAGAATGTCTGCAAGTAAATAA
- the ablA gene encoding lysine 2,3-aminomutase, translated as MKMDLYKPERHWKDIELWKGVTEEQWNDWIWQLTNTIRTLEDLKKVINLTPEEEEGVRISTKTIPLNITPYYASLMNPDDPQCPIRMQSVPISQEIYKTKYDLEDPLHEDEDSPVPGLTHRYPDRVLFLVTNQCSMYCRYCTRRRFSGQIGMGVPKKQLDAAIAYIAANDQIRDCLISGGDGLLINDQILEYILKNLRAIPHLEIIRIGTRAPVVFPQRITENLCNILKKYHPVWLNTHFNTSIEITEESKLACEMLVDSGVPVGNQAVILAGINDSVPIMKKLMHDLVKIRVRPYYIYQCDLSEGIGHFRAPISKGLEIIEGLRGHTSGYAVPTFVVDAPGGGGKIAVQPNYIISQSAKKVVLRNFEGVITTYPEPENYVPGKAEAYFGKIYSNMEEKRSNIGIAALMNDSQFNLVPEGLNRLNRRKDYETNPEHTTLKDKRDKRDELKEKKYQAQQKKYTVGEENKSETS; from the coding sequence ATGAAAATGGATTTATATAAACCAGAGCGCCACTGGAAGGACATTGAATTGTGGAAGGGTGTAACCGAGGAACAATGGAATGATTGGATTTGGCAGTTGACCAATACCATTCGTACACTTGAAGATTTAAAAAAAGTGATCAATTTAACACCGGAGGAAGAGGAAGGTGTGAGAATCTCCACCAAGACCATTCCTTTAAATATAACTCCATATTATGCATCCTTAATGAATCCGGACGATCCCCAATGTCCTATCAGAATGCAATCAGTCCCAATATCCCAAGAGATTTATAAGACGAAATACGATTTGGAAGATCCCCTTCATGAGGATGAAGATTCTCCGGTACCAGGACTGACACACAGATATCCAGATAGAGTACTCTTCTTAGTGACGAATCAATGTTCCATGTATTGCAGGTACTGTACGCGAAGAAGGTTTTCCGGTCAGATCGGAATGGGTGTACCGAAAAAGCAACTTGATGCAGCCATTGCTTATATTGCTGCCAACGACCAAATCCGTGACTGTCTAATTTCGGGGGGGGACGGCCTTCTAATTAATGACCAGATCCTTGAATATATCCTGAAGAATTTGCGCGCTATCCCACATCTTGAAATTATTAGGATCGGAACACGAGCACCAGTTGTGTTTCCGCAACGAATAACCGAGAATTTATGTAATATCTTAAAAAAATATCACCCGGTATGGCTGAACACACATTTCAATACCTCTATAGAAATTACGGAAGAATCCAAACTTGCTTGTGAAATGCTCGTCGATTCTGGTGTTCCTGTCGGTAATCAGGCTGTCATTCTGGCTGGAATTAATGACAGTGTGCCAATCATGAAGAAATTGATGCATGACCTTGTGAAAATACGTGTGAGACCTTATTACATTTATCAATGTGATCTTTCGGAGGGCATCGGTCATTTCAGGGCCCCGATCTCTAAAGGACTCGAGATTATTGAAGGGCTACGCGGCCATACAAGCGGTTATGCCGTTCCGACCTTTGTCGTCGATGCACCTGGAGGTGGCGGGAAAATCGCCGTTCAGCCGAACTATATCATTTCTCAAAGTGCCAAAAAAGTTGTATTACGGAATTTCGAAGGAGTCATCACCACTTATCCGGAGCCTGAGAACTATGTTCCTGGTAAAGCGGAAGCATATTTTGGGAAAATCTACTCCAACATGGAAGAGAAGCGTTCGAATATCGGTATAGCTGCGCTCATGAATGATTCTCAATTCAATCTTGTTCCAGAAGGGTTGAACCGTTTGAATCGCCGCAAGGATTACGAAACAAACCCTGAACATACCACATTAAAAGATAAACGTGACAAACGTGATGAATTAAAAGAAAAGAAATACCAGGCTCAACAAAAGAAATATACTGTAGGAGAAGAAAATAAGAGTGAAACGAGTTAG
- a CDS encoding endospore germination permease, whose product MGNKETISLLQFFILLLIFEMGSATVVGIGGEAKQNVWLAILIAGLIGVGYILVLHFMLGRKAGINLFGLIEFCLGKWLGGAVSLLYILYFVYLSSRVLRDFGELIVSTIFIYTPIEIISITIMLTIIYMLYSGIEVMARTSEIFFPYVFSFTFLVGLFILLSGEIHLENLSPFLEEGIRPVLKAVFPGLLTFPFGELIAFATVLPLVTKYKKVKGFAIGGIVLSTLVLVYSAIIQVMTLGQEMKRRANFPLLSAAREISLLDFVERVDIAVVFVVMFGIMVKIGIFFFGAVKGLEHISKREYRSFLFPIGSLICLSSIIITDSFAEHLEEGLKIVPLFIHIPFQFALPFLLLVIVLIRTRKKSRKRGGMEWGG is encoded by the coding sequence ATGGGAAATAAGGAAACCATATCACTATTGCAATTTTTTATCCTGCTGCTGATTTTTGAAATGGGCAGTGCTACGGTGGTGGGGATAGGCGGAGAAGCAAAGCAGAATGTCTGGTTAGCAATCTTGATTGCCGGTCTGATCGGGGTGGGGTACATCCTTGTGCTGCATTTTATGTTAGGGAGAAAAGCTGGTATTAACCTTTTCGGACTTATTGAGTTTTGCCTTGGAAAGTGGTTGGGTGGAGCTGTTAGTCTCCTTTATATACTGTATTTCGTCTATTTATCCTCTAGAGTATTAAGAGACTTTGGGGAATTGATCGTGTCTACCATTTTTATCTATACTCCGATAGAAATCATCAGCATTACCATCATGTTGACCATTATTTATATGCTGTACTCCGGAATAGAGGTTATGGCCAGGACGTCGGAAATATTTTTTCCATATGTCTTTTCCTTTACCTTTCTTGTTGGACTTTTCATTTTGCTTTCCGGAGAGATCCATTTAGAGAATTTAAGTCCATTCCTAGAAGAGGGGATACGGCCGGTCTTGAAGGCGGTATTTCCTGGTTTATTGACATTTCCTTTTGGGGAATTGATTGCTTTTGCGACGGTATTACCGTTGGTGACCAAGTATAAGAAGGTAAAAGGCTTTGCCATCGGAGGCATTGTTCTAAGCACACTCGTTTTGGTCTATTCTGCCATTATTCAAGTAATGACGCTTGGTCAGGAAATGAAGAGAAGAGCGAATTTCCCGCTTTTATCTGCAGCAAGGGAGATTTCCCTTTTGGACTTTGTCGAGCGTGTGGACATCGCCGTGGTATTTGTCGTAATGTTCGGGATTATGGTGAAGATAGGTATATTTTTCTTCGGTGCTGTAAAAGGATTAGAACATATTTCTAAAAGGGAATATAGGTCATTTTTGTTTCCGATAGGCTCCCTTATCTGTTTATCTTCCATTATCATTACAGATAGTTTTGCAGAGCATCTTGAAGAAGGACTAAAAATTGTACCCCTTTTCATTCATATTCCCTTTCAGTTCGCATTGCCGTTTTTATTATTAGTGATTGTGCTTATCCGTACGAGGAAGAAAAGTAGGAAAAGGGGGGGAATGGAATGGGGAGGATAA
- a CDS encoding spore germination protein — protein sequence MGRIKNYLFGQQQEITSSEKELYSDTETAKPLYKSLKENDEIIQEAFSLSIDFHYSTLIVGQRDAIVYYFETLISKDRLTEEIFEPLISAEGADSVIEKGDLEEFRKEYFASVPYKFAENYHQIYWKLLNGYAVIIIDGIEQALCINLGSIEKRTVSEPSTQTIIRGPKDSFTETLNTNISLIRRRIRNPNLCFEQYRIGQDTKTAVVVGYIKNITNEALVKEVKSRIEKVNVVGLFDSGNIEEFLTDKSLTPFPLTYNTERPDNIAANLIEGKVAVFVDGSPFALSVPTVFTDFFISTEDYYQPFFMASFIRIIRYISFMLALLLPSLYVAISTYHHELIPTSLLISVQAQREGVPFPAVIEILLMELTFEVLREAGVRMPRAVGQTVSIVGALVIGQAAVEAGLVSSVLIIIVALTAIASFVSPIYNFSIATRILRFVYIVVAALIGLYGVLLLVVIMVIHLTSLRSYGVPYLAPVAPLLLEDQKDVFIRMPVWENITRPSYLKPKHTKKTTDSGNNSGPSKDKGNFT from the coding sequence ATGGGGAGGATAAAGAATTATCTTTTTGGACAACAACAGGAAATCACCTCATCGGAAAAAGAGTTATATTCAGACACAGAAACTGCAAAACCATTATATAAATCCTTGAAGGAAAATGATGAGATCATCCAAGAAGCTTTCTCCCTTTCTATCGATTTCCATTACTCTACCCTAATTGTTGGGCAGCGGGACGCAATCGTATATTATTTCGAAACATTAATTTCAAAAGATAGGCTGACTGAAGAGATTTTTGAGCCTTTGATTTCTGCAGAAGGTGCAGATTCAGTTATAGAAAAGGGAGATCTTGAAGAGTTTAGGAAAGAGTATTTTGCTTCTGTTCCCTATAAATTTGCAGAGAATTACCATCAAATTTACTGGAAACTCTTGAATGGGTATGCCGTTATAATCATAGATGGTATCGAACAGGCGTTGTGCATCAACCTAGGAAGCATCGAAAAAAGGACGGTATCGGAACCGAGTACCCAAACGATCATCCGTGGTCCCAAAGACAGTTTTACCGAAACGCTGAATACGAACATCAGTTTAATCAGGCGTAGGATCCGGAATCCCAACCTTTGCTTTGAACAATATCGTATTGGACAGGATACGAAAACAGCTGTAGTTGTGGGTTATATAAAAAATATTACAAATGAAGCTCTTGTAAAAGAAGTGAAGAGCAGGATTGAAAAAGTGAATGTTGTAGGGCTATTTGATAGTGGGAATATTGAAGAGTTTTTGACTGACAAATCCCTGACTCCTTTTCCTCTTACATACAATACAGAAAGACCTGATAATATAGCAGCCAATCTTATTGAAGGAAAAGTTGCGGTATTTGTCGATGGTAGTCCCTTCGCCTTGAGTGTTCCAACCGTTTTTACGGATTTTTTCATTTCAACCGAAGATTACTATCAACCATTTTTTATGGCATCCTTCATTCGTATTATAAGGTATATATCTTTTATGCTCGCCCTTCTGCTTCCGTCCTTGTATGTAGCAATATCAACGTACCACCATGAGTTGATTCCTACATCCCTGTTAATAAGTGTACAAGCACAACGGGAAGGGGTACCTTTTCCTGCGGTAATCGAGATCCTTCTAATGGAGTTGACATTTGAAGTATTGCGAGAAGCAGGAGTTCGTATGCCAAGAGCTGTCGGGCAAACCGTATCCATTGTGGGTGCGCTTGTAATCGGACAAGCGGCTGTGGAGGCGGGATTGGTATCAAGTGTGTTGATTATTATTGTGGCATTGACTGCCATTGCAAGCTTTGTATCTCCGATTTATAATTTCTCCATTGCTACAAGGATATTACGATTTGTCTATATAGTCGTTGCAGCATTGATCGGGCTGTATGGGGTATTGCTTCTTGTGGTCATCATGGTGATACACCTGACAAGTTTACGTTCTTATGGGGTTCCATATTTAGCACCTGTAGCTCCTTTGTTACTGGAGGATCAAAAAGATGTATTTATTCGTATGCCTGTTTGGGAAAATATCACACGTCCTTCTTATCTAAAGCCCAAGCATACAAAGAAAACGACAGATTCAGGTAACAATAGTGGCCCATCAAAAGATAAGGGGAATTTTACATGA
- a CDS encoding peptidase: MKQIEWKAWLEKNRGSAVKLLQKLVQERSVQGKESSAQAVVIEACRELGLEIDIWEPDAKEMSTHKNFVSVRDHFQDSPNVVAIWKGTGGGRSIILNGHIDVVPEGDILQWENDPYEGKVKDGKVYGRGSSDMKGGNVALLLAINALKSTGVKLKGDVIFQSVIEEESGGAGTLAAILRGYTADAVLIPEPTNMKIFPKQQGSMWFRVKVKGKSAHGGTRYEGVSALEKSVSVLEKIKELEMLRNNRVSDPLYNGIPIPLPINIGKIDGGSWPSSVPDLVVLEGRIGVGPEEKLDDVKQELADWLRALSEVDSWFDSHPVELEWFGAQWVPGAIEVEHPFVKMIEDAYKEVVEKPAILEASPWGTDGGLFTQLCDIPTVVFGPGTTEVAHYPNEYISIDQMMKAAEIFAMILMNWCEKTD; encoded by the coding sequence ATGAAACAGATAGAATGGAAGGCTTGGCTGGAAAAAAACAGGGGTAGCGCGGTAAAACTGCTGCAAAAATTGGTTCAAGAAAGAAGTGTACAAGGAAAAGAAAGTTCCGCTCAAGCAGTGGTAATTGAGGCTTGCAGAGAGCTTGGTTTGGAAATTGATATCTGGGAGCCAGATGCGAAAGAAATGAGCACTCATAAAAATTTCGTCTCTGTTCGCGATCATTTTCAAGATTCCCCAAATGTGGTGGCAATTTGGAAAGGAACAGGAGGTGGACGGTCCATCATCCTAAATGGACATATAGATGTAGTCCCAGAAGGTGACATCCTACAATGGGAAAATGATCCATATGAGGGTAAAGTAAAGGATGGCAAAGTATACGGAAGGGGAAGCTCCGATATGAAAGGTGGAAATGTGGCATTATTACTAGCGATTAATGCCCTAAAGTCCACAGGGGTGAAACTTAAAGGTGATGTTATCTTCCAAAGCGTCATTGAAGAGGAGAGCGGAGGTGCCGGAACTCTGGCTGCTATCCTTAGGGGGTACACGGCAGATGCAGTTTTAATTCCTGAACCTACCAATATGAAAATATTCCCTAAACAACAAGGTTCCATGTGGTTCCGAGTAAAAGTGAAGGGAAAATCTGCTCATGGTGGGACCAGGTATGAAGGGGTAAGTGCCCTTGAAAAAAGTGTTAGTGTTTTAGAAAAAATCAAGGAACTGGAAATGCTTCGAAACAACAGAGTCAGCGATCCTCTATATAATGGGATCCCCATTCCACTTCCTATAAATATAGGGAAAATTGATGGGGGGAGCTGGCCTTCTTCTGTACCTGACTTGGTAGTTTTAGAGGGTAGAATAGGGGTTGGCCCCGAGGAAAAGCTGGATGATGTAAAACAAGAGCTTGCTGATTGGTTGCGAGCATTGAGTGAAGTTGATTCATGGTTTGACAGTCATCCAGTAGAACTCGAATGGTTTGGGGCTCAATGGGTACCAGGGGCTATTGAGGTGGAGCATCCTTTTGTGAAGATGATAGAGGACGCATATAAAGAAGTTGTCGAGAAGCCTGCTATCCTCGAAGCTTCTCCTTGGGGAACAGACGGGGGATTATTCACACAACTTTGCGATATCCCGACTGTCGTATTCGGCCCTGGCACAACAGAGGTTGCCCATTATCCGAATGAATATATCTCCATTGATCAGATGATGAAGGCTGCTGAAATCTTTGCGATGATACTAATGAATTGGTGTGAAAAAACTGATTGA
- a CDS encoding YozE family protein, with the protein MRKSFYHYIMKFRHALKKDDISIFANHAYDDHAFPKNSEDYHEISSYLEMNGQYLESMSTFDKAWELYEEDA; encoded by the coding sequence ATGAGGAAGTCGTTTTACCATTATATTATGAAATTCAGGCACGCTTTGAAAAAAGATGATATCAGTATATTTGCCAACCATGCTTATGATGACCATGCATTTCCTAAAAACTCAGAGGACTATCATGAGATAAGCAGCTACTTGGAAATGAATGGACAATATCTGGAAAGTATGTCGACGTTTGATAAAGCGTGGGAATTATATGAGGAAGATGCATGA
- a CDS encoding 3-oxoacid CoA-transferase subunit B, producing the protein MGMGKDIRNLIAKRASREIKNGMVVNLGIGIPSLVPNHLVEGVHVFFQAENGVLGMGSTPLTGEEDENLCNAAGYPVTTQAGASYFDSAIAFGMIRRGKLDITILGSLQVSEKGDLANWIVPGKRVPGMGGAMELSQKAKKVIVLMSHIDKNGHAKVVKSCSLPITTPRCVDMIITDLAVFEVGEEGLVLLELMPGVTLKEVKANTNATFTLSPKLS; encoded by the coding sequence ATGGGTATGGGAAAAGACATACGGAACCTGATAGCCAAGAGAGCCTCCCGTGAAATAAAAAATGGCATGGTAGTGAATTTGGGAATCGGGATACCGTCACTGGTTCCCAACCACTTGGTAGAGGGGGTCCATGTATTTTTCCAAGCGGAGAACGGCGTATTGGGCATGGGATCCACCCCATTAACAGGTGAAGAAGATGAAAATCTATGTAATGCAGCCGGTTATCCAGTTACCACTCAAGCAGGTGCATCCTATTTTGATAGCGCGATAGCTTTTGGAATGATTCGCAGGGGAAAGTTGGATATCACCATATTGGGCTCTCTCCAAGTCAGCGAAAAAGGGGATCTTGCAAATTGGATTGTACCAGGTAAAAGGGTACCTGGTATGGGGGGGGCCATGGAGCTTTCCCAAAAAGCCAAAAAGGTTATCGTTCTGATGAGTCACATCGATAAAAACGGCCACGCCAAAGTGGTAAAATCCTGCAGCTTACCTATTACGACTCCTAGATGTGTCGATATGATCATAACCGATTTGGCTGTCTTTGAAGTGGGAGAGGAGGGCTTGGTATTATTGGAGTTAATGCCTGGGGTAACGTTGAAGGAAGTAAAAGCAAACACCAATGCTACGTTTACATTATCACCTAAACTTTCATAA